A region of Pseudomonas putida DNA encodes the following proteins:
- a CDS encoding exonuclease SbcCD subunit D C-terminal domain-containing protein: MRLFHTSDWHLGQSLHGQERDFEHACFLDWLLSQLHLRQPDALLIAGDIFDTVNPPVKAQERLYDFIVQAHEQQPKLDIVMIAGNHDSGSRIELPAALMRRLRTHALGRVHWLDEGQLDAERLLIPLTNARGKVCAWCLALPFLRPAEVTGPQLGDDYLQGITQVHQQLIAAAQQKRKKDQALVAISHAHMAGGAVSEDSERSLIIGNAEALPAKLFDKAISYVALGHLHKPQKVNREERIRYSGSPIPLSFAEINYPHQVLEVELDGAELVSVEPRLVPRAVALQRIGPAPLGELLEQLAELPVIDLLEDPNRQPWLEVRVVLDEPQPDLRQQIEGALQGKAVRLIRIGAEYAGRASAEDDALAFVELSQMTPQDLFSRAWEQAYGNPADEQALADFALLLQDVQLEEEQP; encoded by the coding sequence ATGCGTCTGTTTCATACCTCCGACTGGCACCTGGGCCAAAGCCTGCACGGCCAGGAACGCGACTTCGAACACGCCTGCTTCCTCGACTGGCTGCTCAGCCAGCTGCACCTGCGCCAGCCGGATGCGCTGCTGATCGCTGGCGACATCTTCGACACGGTCAACCCACCGGTAAAAGCCCAGGAACGCCTCTACGACTTCATCGTCCAGGCACATGAGCAACAGCCCAAGCTGGACATCGTGATGATCGCCGGCAACCACGACTCCGGCTCCCGCATCGAACTGCCTGCAGCGCTCATGCGCCGCCTGCGCACCCACGCCCTGGGCCGTGTGCACTGGCTCGACGAAGGCCAGCTGGATGCCGAGCGCCTGCTGATCCCGCTGACCAACGCCCGCGGTAAGGTCTGCGCCTGGTGCCTGGCCCTGCCCTTCCTGCGCCCGGCGGAAGTCACCGGCCCGCAATTGGGTGACGACTACCTGCAAGGCATCACCCAGGTGCACCAGCAACTGATTGCCGCAGCCCAGCAAAAGCGCAAGAAGGACCAGGCCCTGGTCGCCATCAGCCATGCCCACATGGCCGGGGGCGCGGTGTCGGAGGACTCCGAGCGCAGCCTGATCATCGGCAATGCCGAAGCCTTGCCGGCCAAGCTGTTCGACAAGGCCATCAGCTATGTCGCCCTGGGCCACCTGCACAAGCCGCAGAAGGTCAACCGCGAAGAACGCATTCGCTACAGCGGCTCGCCGATCCCGCTGTCGTTCGCCGAAATCAACTACCCCCACCAAGTGCTGGAGGTGGAGCTGGACGGCGCCGAGCTGGTCAGCGTCGAACCGCGCCTGGTGCCCCGCGCCGTGGCCCTGCAGCGCATCGGCCCGGCGCCGCTCGGCGAGCTGCTCGAACAACTGGCCGAACTGCCGGTGATCGACCTGCTCGAAGACCCCAATCGCCAGCCCTGGCTCGAAGTGCGCGTGGTGCTGGACGAACCGCAGCCCGACCTGCGCCAGCAGATCGAAGGCGCCCTGCAGGGCAAGGCCGTGCGGCTGATCCGCATCGGCGCCGAATACGCCGGGCGCGCCAGTGCCGAGGACGACGCGCTGGCGTTCGTCGAACTGTCCCAGATGACCCCGCAGGACCTGTTCAGCCGCGCCTGGGAACAGGCCTACGGCAACCCCGCCGATGAACAGGCCCTGGCCGACTTCGCCCTGCTGCTGCAGGACGTCCAGCTGGAAGAGGAACAGCCATGA